The Pyrus communis chromosome 8, drPyrComm1.1, whole genome shotgun sequence region GAAGGCTCACTGGATGCACTGGAACTTGATCTTAATTAGCTACTTTTCAACTTTATTAGGGAGCGTTATAAGTTTTCAAATGTATCTGTTTATATGCTTTCATAATACATACGAAGATTCCGAGTAAATTATAacatatttcaatttttaattttatgatcaTAGAAATGGAACTGAATGCTTCGTTATTTTGATCTTGCAGCTGAAGCCAAGTCTGGATAAAGAGAAAGATCTCACGGCAGAAATCATGAACTTGATGAAGGTGAGGTTAACAAAGTGTGCTTTAGCACCAAGATTGGAATCTGGGTGTTctgagttttgttttgttgtgattttTCTATAATCTAGATGCTGAAATACTTGGAGTTGGAATTAATAAGAATCGATTGAACATGGATTTTTTATTAGATTGGTATGGCTGACATAGTTAAGAAGTAGTTTAAGGTGCAGTGATTAGGGAATTTCTGTAACTGAACATATTTGTTTTCATGAGGTAGATAGAATCCTctgtaatttaattaattagattgAAATTTGGGGTCTGGATTCTTAAACTATGGTGGTTAAAGTggttttttggtgaatttttcaAGTGCGGAAAAAGGGGTGGATGTGGGATTTATATTGTTATTCTCAGTTGGCATATAAATATGTGAGTGTGCAAGAAATGGATACCATACAAGAAATGCAAGAATTGAAATTAGAAGGGATGAGGGCAGTTTGCAGAGGGTAGGTTCGGGGATGGTAAAAGTTGCGTAGGTGGCGAGATTAATGGTGGTGGTTTTGTGGTGGCATAGTTCTCCGTGAAAAATGGCGACGGTGGTTGCCTTGCTATTTCTGTGCAGCGAGCACAGtatcgagagagagaggtgagggAAATATGAAGATTGGTAGAGAGGGAGTGAGACATGAGGGTGGTGGCAAGGTGGTGGCAAGGTGGTGCCTTGAGGGAGTGGCGAGTGAGGTTGTGATGGTTTCTTGAACAGGAGATTGATGGTGCACTAGAGAACTTGACTCCTCTCTCAGTCTGGTCCCTGGAGAAGAAAACCAAACAGAGCCATGCATTAGCAAAGTTTgaaatgagggttttttttaaTCTTGGCATGCTATTGTCTTTATTTGATCATTCTTTGAATAAAATTCTGATGGACAAGTGAAATAAACTGAATGAAAACTTGGAGAAGAAGTTCTGATTTTTAATATCTTCAGTCGGGGATTATTGTGATGCCTTTTGACAATTGAAATGTGAATGCATTATGTTGCTTAGAACACAAgtcaatattttttaaactggAGCAAAAGTCCATTATCTAGACTCAGTTTTGCTAAAATTGTTTTATAAATTTCATTAtagttaacaaaaaaataaacttatgAAATCTCAATTATGATTATTCATGTGTGCCCCTACTGAGAAATGTGTTAGGTATGATGGATGCTATAGATAGAAAAATGTTGGCTTAAGGTTGGATTCCAGGTAAATATGTGCTATCCCGGATGATGGAATTGCATAGCATCATAAGTTTCTATATTTTCCTGAACAGATTTACTGAAAATGTTTTTCGAGGATATTCAACAAGAACTTTGATCTTTAAACTTTCTCATTGTTGCAGTCTCTAATGGTTTAGTTAATCCTATTAGCCTATTGTTAGGTTAATTAAAAGAGTGTTTTAGCCTTCTGTTAGTGTTTTGTCTTATATACTTTCTCATTGTTAGATCAGTTGTGATTCTGTGTAGTTCATGTTTCCAGGTGTAAAATTGTTCATACAATCTCACTTTTGCATCTAATTAGTGagccaaaaagaaaatttttaacatttgaaATCCTAATTATCTCTATTTCAGCCAATGCATATTTTCTCCACCTAAAAATCTTTGATgcatgtctttttttttaagtattgaAACATACATTGTTCGAAATTTGTTGAGCACTTGAAACTTTACAAGTTAAGAAGAGGAATTTTATGATATATGATAACTGTTTTCTATGTTTGTTGTTGATTAAGCATGTGGGATACAACTCGGTCTTAGACACTTAATAAAGATTTATTGTTTGAAATTGATGGGGCACAGGTTATTCTCGTGATATTGGCTGCAAATGCTGCAGTAAGAGTGATTACAAAAACCAACGTTGAAAAAGCTCGAGGTAACTTTTACATTTATATCATTTCAGAATTCGCATAAATACCAGAAAACATATTGAAAGACTACCATTTCAAGCGGATCTTTTCTTTCATGCGGAACCAAGCTTCCTTTTTCTTAACTCATTCTACTAAAACTTCAAATTATGTTCAATTTGTTGATTGGCTGTTAGCACTTAAGTTGATCTATTTATTTccaatgtaccctttttttgtGCATGAATGCTTTTCTGTTGCATGTTTAGAAGATGAATGCATGAATTCTTAGGTAATCTTCTTTTTGTTATGTGATGTAGGACAGAGTAGGAGAGCTGAAATTAGATTGTATAGCGGAAGTGAAAagacataaaacttaaatttaaacaAAGTTTGGGAACCATCCTTTCCATTTATGCTTCTGTTTTATAGGACTGGGGGATAAAAACAGTATAGTTCGTCGTTGCATGTTTCATTAAttcaaactttcaaatataCGCTCTCTTCATTATGCACAATATGTTGATGCGAAGTGAACTAAATCTAAATAATTTGTGTCTTTATGTCGAAAATATTCATAGTATGTCCTGTATTACGGTTTCAAAACCGACAGCAGCGCGTGGGCAATTTTTCTAGTTCAAACTAAACAAAGAACCAAGTTAAAAACCATTCAATCTGATAGTGAAACGCCATTCCATCAAATAAGAAAGCAAACAAACATAGAAAATGGGACTAGCTACAACTAGAAGAATCAAATTTCTCATTGTCATAGACAGCcataataaataatttcatCCAACTTTACCATAGATTGGAGGGCTCCCAGTGACTATATTCTTGAGCCGTCTTCAATTCGAAACACACACAAGCGTCATTGTTCTcctttttgaatgaaaactctcAGATCACGTATCGTATATTAGTCCCTTTTTGTGGCTTTAGAAAccttataattattttgatcGAATGCAACTTAATAGAAGGAAGTGGGGTGTTAAAATGACAGAAATAACCCTATAAACAAGTCATGTGCCTCGCACATGACTTACCTTGGCTGAAAAACTTAACGAAGTTAagatgagatgacaaattaatgatttcgaAAAGTTAGTATAGcaaattgtttaaaattttagtttatatgacaaaatgaaaaatatgtacaaatttattcgacatttcaaaaatttttccttttcttaaaTATTTACATCTACTAAAACTCAGTGGATGggtactgttcattaacagtgccCATCCGGTTTTGCCCCTTATTCTCTTCATGTGTTTTAGGCTTTAGTGGGTTTGTATGATGAATTGGCCACTTTGCCGCTCTCTCATTTTTGTTCCCGTGCGTGCGTTTTGTGTGGGAAGATGCTTCCAGCATCTTTCATTTTTCaccttcctctttcttttcttctctctgtcTTTCCGTTTCTCTCTATTTCTCCGTTTGTCTTTCGGTTTTGATTCCGATCGGATCGTGTGGAAGGGTGTTTGGCATGTTTTTCTCGCTGTTTTCCACAAACGAATCGCTCTGTTTCAGGTGTGTTTGTTTATGCGTTgctttattttctgtttggttaggaagaaatttttttaattgattgttGTAAAGTTCGGCTCTTCACCTTTTTTTCTCAGCGTTTTTTTCTATTTCTTCGTGTTTTACATCTGGTTCTTTCGTTTGATTTCGTTTTTTGGTTGCAGGAAACATTCATTTGATTTCGTTTATAAGAAAGATTTGCATGCCGTAGGGAAACAATTGGCTGAAATTTATTACACCAATCATTGCTCATATAAAGTTTAAGAACTTAATTACTTTTCAGATACATATATAAGTTTAAGAACTTAATTACTTTTCATTTCTATAGGTCCTTTATAGATTTTTGGATTACTTAAGCAAATTTGACTGGGAGAACTATTGTATAAGTTTAAACGGACCAGTATGCAAATCATCCTTGCCTGATATAGTGGGTAAGAGATATTATTGTGTGCTTTTGATGTTGGATggcttttttgtgttttcttgcctctctctctccctctctctctctctctctcacttaaACTGCAGCTGAGGCACCTGAAAACGAGAGAGATGATCTACTGCTGAGTGAAGAATTTATTAGAAATTGTGTGGAAATGTTCTCTGTTCCAGCAAAGGGGAATGAGACAAACTTGCGAGCTTTTTCCCTGAAGCATCTTAATTTAATAGCCACTAAAGCAGGACAACAACCTTGGGCGAAGTGTCAGCAGAAGTATGCattctctctctcgctctcatGCTGTTGTGGAGTTTTATCATGGTATGATTGATGGGTTTTCCACAGGTAACTTCTATCGAATATGCAGTGCTTTTAAATATGGAGCTCGCAAGCTTGGTTAGATTCTTTCATTCAGAAGAAAATTGTGGGTGATGTTGATCTTTGCAGTTTGCACTCAGTGTCCATAGCACAAGCAAAAAGTGACAGTTGGAAACATAATTATTCAGTCATATAACCATTATCCAAGCCTCCTTAATGCTATTCTCAATGCTATTGTCTTCTTATTGCAGAGAAAATTGCTGCGGTGCTAAGCTAGCATACAACATCTTTATTGTCGTAGATGAACGCCAAACCAATTCTCTTAGCTATGCAGGTATATAAATAATACTCTTGACAACACTAATATAAATCATTGTAcatttatgatttgattaaattgtatttttttccaTAAGAAAGATTTGCATGCTGTAGGGAAACAATCGGCTGAAATTTATTAAACCAATCATTGCTCAAATTCGAAGTTggcaacaaaataatttttcattacaTGCACAATAAATAGTGCTAAAGTGCAAGAAAAAATAGGGTTCAATTCCTATTAATTCTCAATTCTTTTTATCCAAGCCGCTATTAATCttagtttttcatttgtttGGGCTTTATAGTACCCATACCAAGAAGATTAGGCTCACTCATACTAATATGCTTTCTCTTTTGTGTTTGCTGAAGCCTATTTAAATGTTTTGCTCAATTTTATGTCTATTCCCAACTTAATCCATCctatacttatatttttatgCAATCTCACAACTTATTTCAAAATTAGTTttcctgaattttttttttataatcttcATTACTTCTTTGTTTTGCAATTTTaggaaatgaaacaaaaatagcTAATTCAGCACCAAAGTTGCACCTTCAACAAATACGTTTTAAAGAAATGAAGGTACAAACATTGAAAGGTATGtaaaattaattaacgctttattaactttattttactcATGTTTTAcatttaattacaatttttacTACTATATATCCAAACTATCTTCTTTTCACATGATCTAAATACATGACAGATTATTTGCTTGCACACTGAAAGGTTAGATCGAACATCCAAGAGTATAATACTAGACGTTTCCACTAGAGATATACCCGCTCCACATATTTTAatctaatatattttttcacaGATTTAGAAAATACGGAGAGTATATCTTTAGTGAAAGCATGCCTATTTATACTTTCGAATATTTGTCTTCAACGTATCAATGAACAAACAGATACTTGGCCATGCATTCAGAATATATTAGAAGAAGAAAGTGTGTAAATTGGTAACAACTAATTCATCCGAAGAGAAGACGGAAATGATGATTTTTTCTCCGATAATGAAAATTGAGATTACCAATCTTGATAAATCTGATCCGTCTTAAAATTATATTGTTAGCAAATTCGCTGCTATTTCACGATAATATGATTTGCATAACTTTTCTCACTCTTATATAACGCTATCACTAAATACATTTTATTCGATGAGACACCAATTTCCATCTTTGTTGTATTcaattacaacaaacttagctTTTCTGGTATTAATCAAACTAAGACGATCAAAATACATTATCCAAATTCTGAACCCCAGGTATGTCTCCAATTTCACTTGCTCTTTATTTCTCAATACATTTGTTTGTGTTACTCAATGTTACGTTGCTCCAAAGTTTTATATGTATAAATTATGCTCAAtctattttaataattttttagttGTTATTATCTATGTACCTTCACATCCTGCAGCAATGCGATGGCATCACTTCCTAGAGAAACCAATTTTGCACAACCACTAACAAATTGTTTGCACCTTTACGCAATCTCCATTAGAAAAGCCACAAGTTTCTCAACCAAGCAAATTGGCATCATAATATCCAAGGGGTGCAAATTagccttctctttttttttttccttctaagaTACACCAAGAAGCAGGTGCAGCTAGCACCATCACTCTGTCTGTCCGAACATCAAAtgcctctttcttttttcttctgcaAAACGGCCAAAGTACCCAGATTCTTCTTTTCTATAAAAAGCTTGCTAAAGACCAACCACCACACCAAATTAACCACCTCTTATATTATTGGGATGATTTTTATTCACCGTCCTCAAGTGGTGgtaatgcatttttttttttttttgggtgaacaaGTGGtgttaaattttgagatttgagatTTGTATTTAATCACCTTATTTATTACCGTTGggtgagtttaaattttgagatttgtattTATCTAAAATATTAAACTCATATAATGGTGATAAATGAAGTAATGAACATCACCATCACTTGAGTGTGGAGAACAAGAATATTCCTATGATATTGTACGCAACAGGGGAAAATTTCCTAATTGCAAAAGCAAAATAGAGAGGTAATAATTAAAGAGTTTTTACGCTCTTAATTAATGGTAATTAATTTGCTTGGTAACGAGAATTATTTGGTAGTCAGTCACCtttatcatgcatgcaaattggaGGAGACAATTCATGGACCAAATTACACCACCGTATCCTTTGGAACTTCACTTATAGCCCCATGTTCACTTGGAAGACATGAAAATTatgaacaaaattgttttttcTCCTAACCATACCAACTGGGTCATGACAAATTTATAACTCAATCAAGTTTATTTGCTTTGATAATTAATATTTTGGGTAACAATTTTTGATGAGATTCATTAAATACTAACAATTAGTGGACGATATTAATTGGAGTGCGTAAAAGATAGGGCAATAAGTTAAAAGGTGAGTGACACAACTATAAGTCACATTATCGTGACATATCTTTGTACTAAAAACAAATTTGTTTGTATCCTATTGAttgtcggaaaaaaaaaaatctctatcaattgtaataaatataaattcaaatccaTTAATGAATGCCTGAGAATATTCATTTTTCTaggtttaaaagaaaatttttcatgtcacttagtactacgttTTAATTGTATTCTCtgcacttgtaagtgagaggtattggatttgattttcgtcaaagacgaatttgaaccatattattgttagcccattatgAAGATAAGCCTATCATCtttctcttagtgtagataatatcatttgttcgaaaaaaaaaaaaaaaaaaaaaaaaaaaaaactctttcattgTCAAGATTAGTAGAACGACTGCTAAAACCATTAGATtagaattcagaatcccagtatgCACATGAGAGAATATTGATAGCAACAATACTAGAAAACCTTGATTTGTCATAGCCCATGGGCTTTAAAGTTGGTTTTAAAATTCTACGAAAAATGACCATTTGCAAACCCTATCAACCATACCAACCAACTTGAACCCAATTCCCTTCACTTAGGTGGAGGAGTTCATATAAGTAACAATATGAGATTAGTCTACTTTCAACAAACATGTCCAGTCAACTAGGTGTTTAGAAGAACATTGCTTGGCTTTAGATCACAATGAACTATCGGTGTTTCgttatggttatgaaaataaTCCAGTGCATAATAGCAACACCAATAACAATATCTAGCCATTGAAGAAGATTTTAAATTGTTGGATGTATTGATCTCTTACCTCTTCAATTACAGGAGGGGGATGCAACCACTCCTCTAAGCTCCTTTGGTGCATCAACTCATAAACTAGAGCCTTGAAATTATCATCGAGAAAACATGCAGATATGACCTTGACGAGATTTTGATGCCTAATATTTCTCAAAGCCTCATATTCGGCTATGAAACTCTTTGATGCTTTGTGACGTAACATGTTAAAAACCTTCATAGCTACAAGTACAAGTCGAGCTCTATTGTCAGTATAAAGAACCCCTTTGTCTACAAACTCGAAACTGCCAACACCAGTCAAATTAGCTGAAGAAAACCGATCAGTGGCTTTTGAGAAAGTAGCATATGACACTTGCAAGTAGAGCAAGTCCGAATACTAAAGGGATACTTAATATCAAGCTATGAGCTAATCTTATTTTCTTGGAGCTCCTTACACTTGCAATTGGGCAGCTTGAGATTAGGAATTCCCTTGCAGAATCTAGTGTTGTCAACAATTGAAATAGCACTTTGATTTTCGTAAACACCTTACACTGATGGTGGTCAAGTCTGATAGGAAACTCAACTCACCACCTTTACAGCTTCCAAGATGATTTTATTGAATGTTGAGGATCTTGAGGTTATGAATCTTTCAAAAATTTGGAATCTGTCAATGTGAACAATTTCATGGCACAAACTAGACTTTAATTGATGTGAATATTACACAAAAATACCAAGTACAAGAAGTAGTAATACACTCTTCACACAATGAACCTCATTGGTGATTATTTACATTGCAAACTTCCACATCTACTGTAGTAACAAAAAAACTAGACTTCATAGGCAGTGCGCGAAATTTCTCTATCacaaaagcacataaaaaagAGTTTTTATCCAAGAAAAGTATTCCTAATGGAATGAAGTTCAGATGCAACATCATTGATATTCTTCAGTCGATCTGTTGCGGATTCAGTAGAACAAGCAATTCCAATTCTAAATATTGAACTCAAGCACACCTCAACTTTATGAATTCTCGCACTACATTGATTTGGATTCTCGTTCGTGCCTCCTTGAAGAAGTGGTGCGTCTGCAATCTCGGTAACTCGCCCGGGGAGAGCCATCTTGACAAAATTATGAAGGTTCAAGCTATCACCAAACATGTTGTTAGTGGGTCTCTTCCTTGTAAACATCTCCAACAAGAGAATGCCAAAGCTGTAGACATCACCATTCGTTGACACCTCACTCCCCATGCCATACTCTACAATTCAAACATCACATTTGTGTATAAATAGttcagttttaattttgtaaattaaatactccaaaataaaaaaggaaatataATGAAGTATAATGAAGTAT contains the following coding sequences:
- the LOC137741809 gene encoding uncharacterized protein, translating into MMNWPLCRSLIFVPVRAFCVGRCFQHLSFFTFLFLFFSLSFRFSLFLRLSFGFDSDRIVWKGVWHVFLAVFHKRIALFQVLYRFLDYLSKFDWENYCISLNGPVCKSSLPDIVAEAPENERDDLLLSEEFIRNCVEMFSVPAKGNETNLRAFSLKHLNLIATKAGQQPWAKCQQKENCCGAKLAYNIFIVVDERQTNSLSYAGNETKIANSAPKLHLQQIRFKEMKVQTLKDYLLAH